One Halobacterium zhouii genomic region harbors:
- a CDS encoding 30S ribosomal protein S12 has translation MSNGKYAARKLKKDRQKRRWSDSEYARRERGLGAKSDPLEGAPQGRGIVLEKIGIEAKQPNSAIRKCVRVQLIKNGKQVTAFCPGNGAISFIDEHDEVTIAGIGGAKGRSMGDLGGVNYKVEKVNGVSLIELVRGNAEKPVR, from the coding sequence ATGTCGAACGGCAAGTATGCCGCACGCAAACTCAAGAAGGACCGTCAGAAGCGTCGATGGTCCGACTCTGAGTACGCGCGGCGAGAGCGGGGCCTGGGCGCGAAGTCCGACCCTCTCGAGGGCGCACCCCAGGGACGTGGCATCGTACTGGAGAAGATCGGTATCGAGGCGAAGCAGCCGAACTCCGCCATTCGGAAGTGCGTTCGGGTGCAGCTCATCAAGAACGGGAAGCAGGTCACGGCGTTCTGCCCCGGCAACGGCGCCATCTCGTTCATCGACGAGCACGACGAGGTCACCATCGCGGGCATCGGCGGTGCGAAGGGTCGCTCGATGGGGGACCTCGGTGGTGTCAACTACAAGGTCGAGAAGGTCAACGGCGTGAGCCTCATCGAACTGGTTCGCGGGAACGCAGAGAAACCGGTGCGATAA
- a CDS encoding 30S ribosomal protein S7 — MSEDEAPEPEAPAGSEEESVDAKLFERWDTTDIQYRDPSTRRYLSVTPVAHTMGRHASKQFQKSEISIVERLTNRLMKTGQNAGKKQKALQIVRDAFDQVHERTDENPIQILVRAVENAAPREETVRLKYGGISVPKAVDVAPQRRVDQALKFIADGAHSSSFKSPTDAADALANQLIGAADYDVQTYAVGQKEEKERVAAAAR, encoded by the coding sequence ATGAGCGAGGACGAAGCCCCCGAACCCGAGGCGCCCGCCGGCAGCGAGGAGGAGAGCGTCGACGCGAAGCTCTTCGAGCGCTGGGACACGACGGACATCCAGTACCGCGACCCGAGTACGCGGCGCTATCTCTCCGTGACGCCGGTCGCGCACACGATGGGTCGTCACGCGAGCAAGCAGTTCCAGAAGAGCGAGATCAGCATCGTCGAGCGACTCACCAACCGGCTGATGAAGACCGGTCAGAACGCGGGCAAGAAGCAGAAGGCCCTGCAGATCGTGCGAGACGCGTTCGACCAGGTCCACGAGCGAACGGACGAGAACCCGATTCAGATACTCGTTCGCGCCGTGGAGAACGCGGCGCCTCGCGAGGAGACGGTTCGACTGAAGTACGGCGGCATCTCGGTGCCGAAGGCGGTCGACGTTGCGCCCCAGCGCCGCGTCGACCAGGCGCTGAAGTTCATCGCGGACGGCGCGCACTCGTCGTCGTTCAAGTCGCCGACGGACGCGGCGGACGCGCTCGCGAACCAGCTCATCGGCGCGGCCGACTACGACGTGCAGACGTACGCGGTCGGGCAGAAGGAGGAGAAGGAACGCGTCGCGGCTGCAGCCCGCTGA
- a CDS encoding DMT family transporter — MRRQHQNLVLFGLYSVCGALVFVGAKLGMPDVPPLVFAALRLDIAGVALVAVAVWSLEYWLPRTRRDLLGVVVVGGFTLGVMNAMLLVGQQYVTSAVGAIAYSLMPILTTGFAVVLLPTASLDLVDALGILLGFVGVGVVAHPSPVGMHADRVIGFGLMVGSVAVFALGSVATQRIQPALPRPALTAWGVLLAAVVNHGIAVVFGRSLTTITWTSAAIAGVFIESVFATAVLYGIHFELIDRIGPARTSLSFYLQPIVAAPIGLVLFNNQLTVTSLVGFLVIFVGFVLVERQLLLD; from the coding sequence GTGAGGCGCCAGCATCAGAACCTCGTTTTGTTCGGGTTATACAGCGTTTGTGGCGCGCTCGTCTTCGTCGGCGCGAAACTCGGGATGCCGGACGTGCCGCCGTTGGTGTTCGCAGCGCTCCGTCTCGACATTGCTGGCGTGGCGTTGGTCGCAGTCGCTGTGTGGAGTTTGGAGTACTGGCTCCCTCGCACTCGCCGTGATCTGCTTGGGGTGGTGGTCGTCGGCGGGTTCACGCTCGGTGTCATGAACGCGATGCTTCTCGTCGGGCAGCAGTACGTGACCAGCGCTGTCGGCGCGATTGCCTACAGTTTAATGCCGATACTGACTACGGGATTCGCCGTTGTTCTGTTGCCGACAGCGTCGCTCGATCTCGTTGACGCGCTCGGCATCCTCCTCGGATTCGTCGGGGTCGGTGTCGTCGCGCATCCATCGCCAGTAGGCATGCACGCGGACCGCGTCATTGGATTCGGACTGATGGTCGGGAGCGTCGCGGTCTTCGCACTCGGAAGCGTGGCGACCCAGCGAATACAGCCAGCCCTGCCACGGCCCGCACTCACCGCGTGGGGTGTTCTTCTCGCTGCGGTCGTGAACCACGGCATCGCTGTCGTTTTCGGACGCTCACTGACCACGATCACGTGGACGTCCGCTGCCATCGCTGGCGTCTTCATCGAGAGTGTATTCGCGACGGCCGTCCTGTACGGAATCCACTTCGAACTCATCGACAGAATCGGCCCGGCTCGGACGAGTCTCAGTTTCTATCTACAACCGATCGTCGCTGCACCGATCGGGCTAGTCCTGTTCAACAATCAGTTGACAGTCACGAGTCTCGTTGGCTTCCTCGTCATCTTCGTCGGGTTCGTACTCGTCGAACGACAGTTGCTACTCGACTAG
- a CDS encoding DUF5781 family protein gives MDLRVTGAGPAGPFLGARDLFETAHDLELPVRVRIRENPDERTWAGHFEDHHVLNISQQAATSAMARELALHEFAHMRRHEQSHPSHVLSMDEVLYLALTGRRVERRVLTHCYQIANHVKDIYADDITLAVGPTHKLVSFLESELAAALADQPVAGARSGHRLTAGADPTMTAVNAAFAVALLERHDAIPDDHRIYDLAYAAGEDAPEIDLETFRDLFASLAADPDESECRRGLVDTIRTYVDAQETTSGPAAD, from the coding sequence ATGGATTTGCGCGTGACGGGCGCGGGTCCCGCCGGCCCGTTTCTCGGCGCCCGCGACCTCTTCGAAACCGCACACGACCTCGAGTTGCCCGTGCGCGTCCGCATCCGCGAGAACCCCGACGAGCGGACGTGGGCAGGCCACTTCGAGGACCACCACGTCCTGAACATCTCCCAGCAGGCCGCGACCAGCGCGATGGCGCGCGAACTCGCACTCCACGAGTTCGCACACATGCGCCGCCACGAGCAGTCACACCCGAGTCACGTCCTCTCGATGGACGAAGTACTCTACCTCGCGCTCACCGGGCGGCGCGTCGAGCGGCGCGTCCTCACGCACTGCTACCAGATCGCGAACCACGTCAAGGACATCTACGCCGACGACATCACCCTCGCGGTCGGCCCGACCCACAAACTCGTGTCGTTCCTGGAGTCCGAACTCGCCGCCGCGCTCGCCGACCAGCCGGTCGCCGGCGCGCGTTCTGGCCACCGTCTCACCGCCGGCGCTGACCCGACGATGACGGCCGTGAACGCGGCGTTCGCGGTCGCGCTGCTGGAGCGACACGACGCCATCCCCGACGACCACCGCATCTACGATCTCGCGTACGCCGCCGGCGAGGACGCCCCCGAGATCGACCTGGAGACGTTCCGGGACCTGTTCGCGTCCCTGGCCGCCGACCCCGACGAGAGCGAATGCCGGCGCGGCCTCGTCGACACCATCCGCACGTACGTCGACGCACAGGAAACCACGAGCGGGCCCGCTGCCGACTGA
- a CDS encoding elongation factor EF-2: protein MGRRKKIVEQCERLMDNPEQIRNIAIAAHVDHGKTTLTDNLLAGAGMISDDTAGEQLAMDTEEDEQERGITIDAANVSMTHEYEDTDHLINLIDTPGHVDFGGDVTRAMRAVDGALVVVDAVEGAMPQTETVVRQALREGVKPALFINKVDRLISELQEGPEEMQKRLLSVINEVNELIRGMTEEMDDIDDWTVSVEDGTVGFGSALYKWGVSMPSMQRTGMDFGDIMELERNDKRQELHERTPLSDVVLDMVCEHFPNPVDAQPRRIPRIWRGDADSELADTMRLVDEDGDVVLMVTDIGIDPHAGEIAAGRVFSGTIEKGQNLYVSGTAGTNRVQSVGIYMGGEREEVDSVPAGNIAAVTGLKDAIAGSTVSSVEMTPFESIDHISEPVITKSIEAKNMDDLPKLIETLRQVSKEDPTISIEINEDTGEHLISGQGELHLEVQTQRIERNQGIPVTTGEPIVVYREQPTQSSREVEGVSPNRHNKFYITLEPLSEEIVELIQLGDVSMDMPEQERREALQEAGMDKDTSQEVENIHGTNILIDDTKGIQHLNETMELVNEGLEEALDDGPLAAEPVQGALLRLHDARLHEDAIHRGPAQVIPAVRDAVHRALIDAEVRLLEPIQDVRIDVPSEHMGAASGEVQGRRGRVDDMYQEGDLMVVEGIAPVEEMIGFSSDIRSATEGRASWNTENAGFRVMADNLQPEIINEIRERKGMKLELPESIDYF from the coding sequence ATGGGACGACGAAAGAAGATTGTCGAACAGTGCGAACGGCTGATGGACAATCCGGAACAGATCCGGAACATCGCCATCGCCGCGCACGTCGACCACGGGAAGACCACGCTCACTGACAACCTCCTCGCGGGTGCCGGCATGATCTCCGACGACACCGCCGGCGAACAGCTCGCGATGGACACCGAGGAGGACGAGCAGGAGCGCGGTATCACCATCGACGCCGCGAACGTCTCGATGACCCACGAGTACGAGGACACCGACCACCTCATCAACCTCATCGACACGCCGGGCCACGTCGACTTCGGCGGGGACGTCACCCGCGCGATGCGAGCGGTCGACGGCGCGCTGGTCGTCGTCGACGCCGTCGAGGGCGCGATGCCCCAGACGGAGACGGTCGTCCGGCAGGCGCTCCGCGAGGGCGTCAAGCCCGCGCTGTTCATCAACAAGGTCGACCGCCTCATCTCCGAACTGCAGGAAGGCCCCGAGGAGATGCAGAAGCGACTGCTCTCGGTCATCAACGAGGTCAACGAGCTCATCCGCGGAATGACCGAGGAGATGGACGACATCGACGACTGGACGGTCTCCGTCGAGGACGGCACCGTCGGATTCGGCTCCGCGCTCTACAAGTGGGGCGTCTCCATGCCGTCGATGCAGCGCACGGGCATGGACTTCGGCGACATCATGGAACTCGAGCGCAACGACAAGCGCCAGGAGCTCCACGAGCGCACGCCACTGTCGGACGTCGTTCTCGACATGGTGTGTGAGCACTTCCCGAACCCGGTCGACGCTCAGCCTCGCCGTATTCCGCGCATCTGGCGCGGCGACGCCGACTCCGAACTCGCCGACACGATGCGTCTCGTCGACGAGGACGGCGATGTCGTGCTGATGGTCACCGACATCGGCATCGACCCGCACGCCGGCGAAATCGCCGCGGGACGTGTCTTCTCTGGCACCATCGAGAAGGGCCAGAACCTCTACGTCTCCGGCACCGCGGGCACGAACCGCGTGCAGAGCGTCGGTATCTACATGGGTGGCGAGCGCGAGGAGGTCGACAGCGTTCCCGCCGGCAACATCGCCGCCGTGACCGGTCTGAAGGACGCCATCGCTGGCTCCACGGTCTCCAGCGTCGAGATGACGCCGTTCGAGTCCATCGACCACATCTCCGAGCCCGTCATCACGAAGTCCATCGAAGCGAAGAACATGGACGACCTGCCGAAGCTCATCGAGACGCTCCGACAAGTCTCCAAGGAGGACCCCACCATCTCAATCGAGATCAACGAGGACACCGGCGAACACCTCATCTCCGGGCAGGGTGAACTCCACCTCGAAGTCCAGACACAGCGCATCGAGCGCAACCAGGGCATTCCGGTCACCACGGGTGAACCCATCGTCGTCTACCGCGAACAGCCCACGCAGTCCTCCCGCGAGGTCGAGGGCGTCTCCCCGAACCGCCACAACAAGTTCTACATCACCCTCGAACCCCTCAGCGAGGAGATTGTCGAACTGATCCAGCTCGGCGACGTCTCCATGGACATGCCCGAACAGGAGCGCCGCGAAGCGCTCCAGGAAGCCGGCATGGACAAGGACACCTCCCAGGAAGTCGAGAACATCCACGGCACGAACATCCTCATCGACGACACGAAGGGTATCCAGCACCTCAACGAGACGATGGAACTCGTCAACGAGGGTCTCGAAGAGGCGCTCGACGACGGTCCGCTCGCCGCCGAACCCGTGCAGGGCGCGCTGCTCCGTCTCCACGACGCGCGACTCCACGAGGACGCCATCCACCGCGGCCCCGCGCAGGTCATCCCCGCGGTCCGCGACGCCGTCCACCGCGCGCTCATCGACGCCGAAGTCCGCCTGCTCGAACCGATTCAGGACGTCCGCATCGACGTTCCGTCCGAGCACATGGGCGCTGCGTCCGGCGAAGTGCAGGGCCGCCGCGGCCGCGTCGACGACATGTACCAGGAAGGCGACCTCATGGTCGTCGAGGGCATCGCGCCCGTCGAGGAGATGATCGGCTTCTCCAGTGACATCCGCTCCGCGACTGAGGGTCGCGCGTCCTGGAACACCGAGAACGCCGGCTTCCGCGTCATGGCCGACAACCTCCAGCCCGAGATCATCAACGAGATCCGCGAGCGCAAGGGCATGAAACTCGAGCTCCCCGAGAGCATCGACTACTTCTAG
- a CDS encoding amino acid-binding protein, translated as MSSDDCAHTLRLELVDEPGELLRALSPIADHGGNLRSVFHERGSLTPRGQIPVEVDLTCSPARFERIVADIQDAGVRVVSADAEQYGDALTVLLVGDDLEAHVSDALARLQSCASASVEGLTLAGEANAGGASSARLRLAVETGGAENALDTVREVAAEADLRVVEPLVSEA; from the coding sequence ATGAGCAGCGACGACTGCGCGCACACGCTCCGCCTCGAACTCGTCGACGAACCCGGGGAGTTGCTGCGCGCACTCTCCCCCATCGCGGACCACGGCGGGAACCTGCGCTCGGTGTTCCACGAACGCGGGTCGCTCACGCCGCGCGGCCAAATCCCCGTCGAAGTCGACCTGACGTGTTCGCCCGCGCGCTTCGAGCGCATCGTCGCCGACATCCAGGACGCGGGCGTGCGAGTGGTGAGTGCCGACGCCGAACAGTACGGCGACGCGCTCACCGTGTTGCTGGTCGGCGACGACCTCGAAGCCCACGTCTCGGACGCGCTCGCTCGCCTCCAGTCGTGTGCGAGCGCGTCGGTCGAGGGTCTCACGCTCGCCGGCGAGGCGAACGCCGGGGGTGCGTCGAGCGCGCGACTCCGCCTCGCCGTCGAGACCGGCGGCGCCGAGAACGCACTCGACACCGTGCGCGAGGTAGCAGCGGAGGCGGACCTCCGCGTCGTCGAACCGCTGGTGAGCGAGGCGTGA
- a CDS encoding homoserine dehydrogenase yields MKLCVLGAGAVGASVARLASEHGYSVTALADSTRAVVDEAGVDVATALDRKHDAGAVGSADPADVLAADYDVLVDATPTTLGDAQPGFEHVRAALERDRHVVLANKGPVAERYDDVRALERESAGEVRFEATVGGAVPVLSTIEGVGAKRVTAVRGVLNGTANFLLTRMAADGLDYEHVLAEAQDLGVAEADPAFDVEGTDAALKCAILANVVHGGGHSLADVDVEGITDVPVSALELAAEDGRPVRLVGEVTEHGARVGPRLVPEDDALAVSGTTNAVQLETTHAGRLTLSGPGAGGPETATAVLADVDRLE; encoded by the coding sequence GTGAAGCTCTGCGTTCTCGGTGCGGGCGCGGTCGGCGCGTCCGTCGCGCGACTCGCCAGCGAACACGGGTACAGTGTGACTGCGCTCGCGGACTCCACGCGCGCTGTCGTGGATGAGGCTGGCGTCGACGTCGCGACGGCACTCGATCGAAAACACGACGCTGGGGCTGTCGGGAGTGCCGACCCGGCGGACGTGCTCGCTGCCGACTACGACGTCCTCGTGGACGCGACGCCTACCACGCTCGGGGACGCCCAACCTGGCTTCGAGCACGTCCGCGCGGCGCTCGAGCGCGACCGGCACGTCGTGCTCGCGAACAAGGGGCCGGTCGCGGAGCGCTACGACGACGTGCGCGCCCTCGAACGTGAGAGCGCGGGCGAGGTCCGCTTCGAGGCGACGGTGGGCGGCGCCGTTCCCGTGCTCTCGACCATCGAGGGTGTCGGTGCGAAGCGCGTGACCGCGGTACGCGGCGTACTCAACGGCACCGCGAACTTCCTGCTCACGCGGATGGCCGCCGACGGCCTCGACTACGAGCACGTGCTCGCGGAAGCCCAGGATCTCGGCGTCGCGGAAGCAGACCCGGCGTTCGACGTGGAGGGCACGGACGCCGCGCTGAAATGCGCGATTCTCGCCAACGTCGTCCACGGCGGCGGCCACTCGCTCGCGGACGTCGACGTCGAGGGGATCACCGACGTTCCCGTGAGCGCGCTCGAACTCGCCGCCGAGGACGGCCGGCCGGTTCGCCTCGTCGGCGAGGTGACCGAGCACGGCGCGCGCGTCGGCCCGCGACTCGTCCCGGAAGACGACGCGCTCGCGGTGTCGGGGACGACGAACGCCGTCCAACTGGAGACCACGCACGCTGGCCGACTCACGCTCTCCGGGCCGGGGGCTGGCGGCCCCGAGACGGCGACCGCCGTGCTCGCGGACGTCGACCGGTTGGAGTGA
- the tuf gene encoding translation elongation factor EF-1 subunit alpha gives MSDKPHQNLAVIGHVDHGKSTMVGRLLYETGSVPEHVIEQHKEEAEEKGKGGFEFAYVMDNLAEERERGVTIDIAHQEFDTDEYYFTIVDCPGHRDFVKNMITGASQADNAVLVVAADDGVAPQTREHVFLSRTLGIDELIVAVNKMDVVDYDEGEYDSVVSDVKDLFGQVGFNTDDASFVPTSAFEGDNVSESSENTPWYDGETLLESLNSLPEPSPPTDAPLRLPIQDVYTISGIGTVPVGRIETGTMNMGDNVSFQPSDVGGEVKTIEMHHEEVDKAEPGDNVGFNVRGIGKDDIRRGDVCGPADDPPSVAETFQAQIVVMQHPSVITAGYTPVFHAHTAQVACTIESIDKKMDPSSGETQEEDPDFIQSGDSAVVTVRPQKPLSLEPASEIPELGSFAVRDMGQTIAAGKVIDVNEA, from the coding sequence ATGAGCGACAAACCGCACCAGAACTTGGCCGTCATCGGCCACGTCGACCACGGCAAGAGCACGATGGTCGGGCGTCTCCTCTACGAGACGGGGAGCGTTCCCGAGCACGTCATCGAACAGCACAAGGAAGAGGCAGAGGAGAAGGGCAAGGGCGGCTTCGAGTTCGCCTACGTCATGGACAACCTCGCCGAAGAGCGTGAGCGTGGTGTCACCATCGACATCGCCCACCAGGAGTTCGACACCGACGAGTACTACTTCACTATCGTCGACTGTCCGGGCCACCGCGACTTCGTGAAGAACATGATCACGGGCGCGTCCCAGGCGGACAACGCCGTTCTCGTCGTCGCCGCAGACGACGGTGTGGCGCCCCAGACCCGCGAGCACGTGTTCCTCTCGCGAACACTCGGCATCGACGAGCTCATCGTCGCTGTCAACAAGATGGACGTCGTCGACTACGACGAGGGCGAGTACGACTCCGTCGTCTCCGACGTGAAGGACCTGTTCGGTCAGGTCGGCTTCAACACGGACGACGCGTCGTTCGTTCCGACGTCCGCGTTCGAGGGCGACAACGTCTCCGAGTCCTCGGAGAACACGCCCTGGTACGACGGCGAGACGCTCCTCGAATCGCTCAACAGCCTGCCGGAGCCGTCCCCGCCGACGGACGCGCCGCTGCGCCTCCCGATTCAGGACGTCTACACCATCTCCGGTATCGGTACCGTCCCCGTCGGACGTATCGAGACTGGTACGATGAACATGGGCGACAACGTCAGCTTCCAGCCGTCTGACGTCGGTGGCGAGGTCAAGACCATCGAGATGCACCACGAGGAAGTGGACAAGGCAGAGCCCGGCGACAACGTCGGCTTCAACGTCCGCGGCATCGGCAAGGACGACATCCGTCGCGGTGACGTCTGTGGTCCTGCCGACGACCCGCCGAGCGTCGCCGAGACGTTCCAGGCGCAGATCGTCGTGATGCAGCACCCGAGCGTCATCACCGCCGGCTACACGCCGGTCTTCCACGCCCACACGGCGCAGGTCGCGTGTACCATCGAATCCATCGACAAGAAGATGGACCCGTCCAGCGGCGAGACCCAGGAAGAGGACCCGGACTTCATCCAGTCCGGCGACTCCGCGGTCGTCACGGTGCGCCCGCAGAAGCCCCTCAGCCTCGAGCCGGCCTCCGAGATTCCGGAGCTCGGCTCCTTCGCGGTGCGTGACATGGGTCAGACCATCGCCGCCGGGAAGGTCATCGACGTCAACGAAGCCTAA